The Natrinema caseinilyticum genomic sequence TGTTCTATCCGGTCTGGTCGGAGGAGTTCGGACTGCCGACCGGTGTCACGGTCAGCAGCAAGCGGGCCGATCTCATGATGGTGGTCGTCACCGCGGGCGAACTCGTACTCGCCGGCGCAGTCGTGTTCCGGCTCCCCCAGTGGGGACTCTCGATCGGCCGACAGCTGGTCGGGGTCTGACGGCTCGTCCGCCGAGCCGCTTCTTTTAGCTGTCGATCGAGTCCGAACGGTCTCACCGTCTCGAGTCACCAGTCGTTCTCCGGAACGATCGACAGTTGGTTGCCGTTGATCTCGATTCGATACTCGTCGACGGCAAAGGATAGTTTCGGGTCGTTGCTGGTCGTGATGAGCGTATCGAGCGCCTCGGGATCGACGTGATCGTACAGTGCAGAGTCGAGTGCCATCGGGAGGTCGGTCGGATCGACGTTTTCGATGCCGGCGATGGCGTTGGCAATCGCAACTGTCGGCGTCGTACTCGACCAGACGTATCGACCACAGAACAGTTCGTCCCCCATATGTTGACCTCTATGAGACGACCCATCGACGACTCACTTTGGTATGGTGTCGTTATTCCGGTGCCAACTGTCAGTTGCGCAAGCTGATACCGCGATCGACCCCGAGCGAGCGGACCGTCAACGAGAGGGCTCACTCGTCGACGGCCTCGTTCCCGGTCGACGAGCGAGGCCGGTGGACTCGGGCAACCGGGCCGGTCCGGTCGACCGCCGGCTACCGAACCGGCCGAAACCGAGCGAACGGACGGTCAGGCGCACCGGGCGGACCGAAACGGACACGACGGGCAATCTCGAGAGCTACTGGCGATTCGGCGTCCAGTCCTCGCAGGCGTCCATGTCGTCCATCGCCGTCTCGTGGCGGGCACAGTATGGAATCATTCCGTCGGACGAACGAACGTACTCGAAGTGCGTGCAGTTTCCACAGTAGCGGTCAGTTGGGGCAGCCGACCGTGCCTTCGGAGAGTCGACGATTTCTGCACCGGTGCCGTCGT encodes the following:
- a CDS encoding HalOD1 output domain-containing protein, translating into MGDELFCGRYVWSSTTPTVAIANAIAGIENVDPTDLPMALDSALYDHVDPEALDTLITTSNDPKLSFAVDEYRIEINGNQLSIVPENDW